In one window of Burkholderia cenocepacia DNA:
- a CDS encoding sensor histidine kinase, whose protein sequence is MDAARAAHFTRRWHTTTFRWLCAYAAIFSVSLLLLAGVISVAATHTMTHDTDEVLAWQLIYFDSIPDAELPLAIHRRLEHEHMHTNFYGLFDASGRRVAGDITTPPALQTDRRGRTLNRTLALLDGQPSPIARAMAERRDNGMTLVVARDLSHFIQIRDVAIRGLVIGGVVILIAGIAGGSMLGMRQMRRVAAIRRVTRQIAEGDLGKRLPVGGYDELDLLAHLVNHMLDEVERLMGEVRHTCDGIAHDLRTPLARVHTMLARLADQPFCAHDPASAALLASARDETDRLLERFRAMLRISEIGTLSRRGGFAAVDVAALLRDVCELYEPLAEDVDVSFALEAATVDGIHGDRALLFEAFSNLADNAIKFTPPGGRVRVVLQTTPHGPLVRFEDTGPGIPPGERNAVLERFYRGERTRHVNGSGLGLSIVSAVMRVHGFALRIGDAQPAGTAITVECWPRSLA, encoded by the coding sequence ATGGACGCAGCCCGCGCGGCGCACTTCACGCGCCGCTGGCATACGACGACGTTTCGCTGGCTATGCGCGTACGCGGCGATCTTCTCGGTGTCGCTGCTGCTGCTCGCGGGCGTGATCAGCGTGGCCGCGACGCATACGATGACGCACGACACGGACGAAGTGCTCGCGTGGCAACTGATCTATTTCGATTCGATTCCCGATGCCGAGCTGCCGCTCGCGATCCACCGGCGGCTCGAGCACGAGCACATGCACACGAATTTCTACGGGCTGTTCGATGCGAGCGGGCGCCGCGTGGCCGGCGACATCACGACGCCGCCCGCGCTGCAGACCGATCGCCGCGGCCGGACGCTGAACCGCACGCTCGCGCTGCTCGACGGCCAGCCGTCGCCGATCGCGCGCGCGATGGCCGAGCGTCGCGACAACGGCATGACGCTGGTGGTCGCGCGCGACCTGTCGCATTTCATCCAGATTCGCGACGTCGCGATCCGCGGGCTCGTGATCGGCGGCGTGGTGATCCTGATCGCGGGCATCGCGGGCGGCAGCATGCTCGGCATGCGGCAGATGCGCCGCGTCGCCGCGATCCGGCGCGTCACGCGACAGATCGCCGAAGGCGATCTCGGCAAGCGGCTGCCGGTCGGCGGCTACGACGAACTCGATCTGCTCGCGCATCTCGTGAACCACATGCTCGACGAAGTCGAGCGGCTGATGGGCGAGGTGCGCCATACCTGCGACGGGATCGCGCACGACCTGCGCACGCCGCTCGCACGCGTGCATACGATGCTCGCGCGGCTCGCCGACCAGCCGTTCTGCGCGCATGATCCCGCGTCGGCGGCGCTGCTGGCTTCGGCGCGCGACGAAACCGACCGGCTGCTCGAACGGTTTCGCGCGATGCTGCGCATTTCCGAGATCGGCACGCTGAGCCGGCGCGGCGGTTTTGCCGCGGTCGACGTCGCGGCCCTGCTGCGCGACGTGTGCGAGCTTTACGAGCCATTGGCCGAGGACGTCGACGTGTCGTTCGCGCTCGAGGCGGCCACGGTCGACGGCATCCACGGCGATCGTGCGTTGCTGTTCGAGGCGTTCAGCAATCTCGCGGACAACGCGATCAAGTTCACGCCGCCGGGCGGCCGCGTGCGCGTCGTGCTCCAGACGACGCCGCACGGTCCGCTCGTCCGGTTCGAGGACACCGGGCCCGGCATCCCGCCCGGCGAGCGCAATGCGGTGCTAGAACGCTTCTATCGCGGCGAGCGCACGCGCCACGTGAACGGCTCGGGGCTCGGATTGAGCATCGTGTCGGCGGTGATGCGCGTGCATGGTTTCGCGCTGCGGATCGGCGATGCGCAGCCGGCCGGTACGGCGATCACGGTCGAATGCTGGCCGCGTTCGCTCGCATGA
- the cyoC gene encoding cytochrome o ubiquinol oxidase subunit III, producing MLQKTLSATLLEHDDHPPSHSVFGFWLYLMTDCVIFAALFATFAVLGHQYAGGQTAKELFDIPGVAVETAALLLSSITYGFAMLAAYQQRRGALLAWLAVTFVLGAAFLTMELREFSHLVAEGAGPQRSAFLSAFFTLVGTHGLHVTAGLLWMIVLAAQIVLRGGDLTDRDLRRLTCLSLFWHFLDIVWICVFSFVYLASVI from the coding sequence ATGTTGCAGAAAACCTTGAGCGCAACCCTGCTCGAACACGACGACCATCCGCCGTCGCATTCGGTGTTCGGGTTCTGGTTGTACCTGATGACCGACTGCGTGATCTTCGCGGCGCTGTTCGCGACGTTCGCGGTGCTCGGCCACCAGTACGCGGGCGGGCAGACGGCGAAAGAGCTGTTCGACATTCCGGGCGTCGCGGTCGAAACCGCCGCGCTGCTGCTGTCGAGCATCACGTACGGCTTCGCGATGCTCGCGGCGTACCAGCAGCGGCGCGGCGCGCTGCTCGCATGGCTCGCGGTGACGTTCGTGCTCGGCGCGGCGTTTCTCACGATGGAATTGCGCGAGTTCTCGCACCTGGTCGCGGAAGGCGCGGGCCCGCAACGCAGTGCGTTCCTGTCGGCGTTCTTCACGCTGGTCGGCACGCACGGGTTGCACGTGACGGCGGGCCTGTTGTGGATGATCGTGCTGGCCGCGCAGATCGTGTTGCGTGGCGGCGACCTGACCGATCGCGACCTGCGGCGCCTGACGTGCCTGAGCCTGTTCTGGCACTTCCTCGACATCGTGTGGATCTGCGTGTTTTCCTTTGTCTATCTCGCGAGCGTGATCTAA
- the cyoD gene encoding cytochrome o ubiquinol oxidase subunit IV: MAHSHSSQLEEGHGSVGGYVAGFILSVLLTAASFGLVMGGVLSPHASLIGLAVLAFVQIVVHLVYFLHMNGSSGQRWNVMAFSYTVLTAAIVIVGTLWVMHNVSMNMMSR; encoded by the coding sequence ATGGCCCATTCGCATTCGTCTCAACTCGAAGAAGGGCATGGCAGCGTCGGCGGCTACGTCGCCGGTTTCATCCTGTCGGTGCTGCTCACGGCCGCGTCGTTCGGCCTCGTGATGGGCGGCGTGCTGTCGCCGCATGCGTCGCTGATCGGGCTGGCCGTGCTCGCCTTCGTGCAGATCGTCGTGCACCTCGTGTACTTCCTGCACATGAACGGCTCGTCGGGCCAGCGCTGGAACGTGATGGCGTTCAGCTATACGGTGCTGACCGCCGCGATCGTGATCGTCGGCACGCTGTGGGTGATGCACAACGTCAGCATGAACATGATGTCGCGCTGA
- a CDS encoding DUF4148 domain-containing protein, translating to MKLSTTVACMLLACASTAAFAGPHLTPQECHAYPFVHTGSGVSRADLVRELSELEQVGYKPAPSSPYYPDDINGAEDRLGAEYRADCTHALTADAGTHH from the coding sequence ATGAAACTGTCGACCACCGTCGCCTGCATGCTGCTCGCATGCGCCAGCACCGCCGCGTTTGCGGGGCCACACCTCACGCCGCAGGAATGCCACGCGTACCCGTTCGTGCACACGGGCAGTGGCGTCTCGCGTGCGGACCTCGTACGCGAGCTGTCCGAGCTCGAACAGGTCGGCTACAAGCCGGCGCCCTCGAGCCCTTACTATCCCGACGATATCAATGGCGCGGAGGATCGGCTCGGCGCCGAGTACCGCGCCGACTGCACGCACGCGCTGACGGCCGACGCGGGCACGCACCACTGA
- a CDS encoding response regulator transcription factor → MRVLTVEDDAVTANEIVGELTARGFEVDWTDNGRDGMMRAMSASYDAITLDRMLPGADGLAIVTAMRTVGIDTPVLMLSALGDVDERIRGLRAGGDDYLTKPFDSGELSARIEVLLRRRQASGVPQQTLLKVGVLELDLISRCARRGTDEIPLLPTEFRVLEFMMRNAGQTITRTMLFEAVWGYHFDPGTNLIDVHMGRLRKKIDPPGANPMIQTVRGSGYMLA, encoded by the coding sequence ATGCGAGTACTGACGGTCGAGGACGATGCGGTGACGGCGAACGAAATCGTCGGCGAACTGACCGCCCGCGGGTTCGAGGTCGACTGGACCGATAACGGCCGCGACGGGATGATGCGCGCGATGAGCGCATCGTACGACGCGATCACGCTCGACCGGATGCTGCCGGGCGCGGACGGCCTCGCAATCGTGACCGCGATGCGCACGGTCGGCATCGACACGCCGGTGCTGATGCTGAGCGCGCTGGGCGACGTCGACGAGCGCATCCGCGGGCTGCGCGCGGGCGGCGACGATTATCTGACGAAGCCGTTCGATTCCGGCGAACTGAGCGCGCGCATCGAAGTGCTGCTGCGCCGCCGGCAGGCATCGGGTGTGCCGCAGCAGACGCTGCTGAAGGTCGGCGTGCTCGAGCTCGACCTCATTTCGCGCTGCGCGCGCCGCGGCACCGACGAGATTCCGCTGCTGCCCACCGAATTCCGCGTGCTCGAATTCATGATGCGCAATGCAGGCCAGACGATCACGCGCACGATGCTGTTCGAGGCCGTGTGGGGCTATCACTTCGATCCCGGCACCAACCTGATCGACGTTCACATGGGCCGGCTGCGCAAGAAGATCGATCCGCCCGGCGCGAACCCGATGATCCAGACGGTGCGCGGATCGGGCTACATGCTCGCTTGA
- a CDS encoding microcin C ABC transporter permease YejB has product MWSYILKRLLLMIPTLVGVLTLTFAVIQFVPGGPVEQAVQELRKGATEQGATPFGMRAHTGVDAQQLAQLKALYGFDKPPLERYWLMLKRFARFDLGDSYFRHQSVWSLVVQKLPVSISIGLWTFFLTYLISVPLGIAKAVRNGSPFDVATSLVVLVGYAIPGFVLGVLLLVLFGGGSFWQLFPLRGLTSDNFAQLSLVGKVLDYLWHIALPITASVVGSFAVVTMLTKNAFLDQIRRQYVLTARAKGLSERSVLWKHVFRNAMLPLIVGFPAAFIGAFFTGSLLIETLFSLDGLGLLSYESVVRRDYPVVLGTLYLFTLIGLATKLISDLCYVWVDPRIQFDNLER; this is encoded by the coding sequence ATGTGGAGCTACATCCTCAAACGCCTGCTGCTGATGATCCCGACGCTCGTCGGCGTGCTGACGCTCACGTTCGCGGTGATCCAGTTCGTGCCGGGCGGCCCCGTCGAGCAGGCCGTGCAGGAGTTGCGCAAGGGCGCGACGGAGCAGGGCGCGACGCCGTTCGGGATGCGCGCGCACACCGGCGTCGACGCGCAGCAGCTCGCGCAACTGAAGGCGCTGTACGGGTTCGACAAGCCGCCGCTCGAACGCTACTGGCTGATGCTGAAGCGCTTCGCGCGCTTCGATCTCGGCGACAGCTATTTCCGCCACCAGAGCGTGTGGTCGCTGGTCGTGCAGAAGCTGCCGGTGTCGATCAGCATCGGGCTGTGGACGTTCTTCCTCACGTACCTGATCTCGGTGCCGCTCGGCATCGCGAAGGCCGTGCGCAACGGTTCGCCGTTCGACGTTGCGACGAGCCTCGTCGTGCTGGTCGGCTATGCGATTCCGGGCTTCGTGCTCGGCGTGCTGCTGCTCGTGCTGTTCGGCGGCGGCTCGTTCTGGCAGCTCTTTCCGCTGCGCGGCCTCACGTCGGACAACTTCGCGCAGCTGTCGCTCGTCGGCAAGGTGCTCGACTACCTGTGGCACATCGCGCTGCCGATCACCGCGTCGGTCGTCGGCAGCTTCGCGGTCGTCACGATGCTCACGAAGAACGCGTTCCTCGACCAGATCCGCCGGCAATACGTGCTGACCGCGCGCGCGAAGGGGCTCTCCGAGCGCAGCGTGCTGTGGAAGCACGTGTTCCGCAATGCGATGCTGCCGTTGATCGTCGGCTTCCCGGCCGCGTTCATCGGTGCGTTCTTCACCGGCAGCCTGCTGATCGAGACGCTGTTCTCGCTCGACGGCCTCGGGCTGCTGTCGTACGAGTCGGTCGTGCGGCGCGATTACCCGGTCGTGCTCGGCACGCTGTACCTGTTCACGCTGATCGGGCTCGCGACCAAGCTGATTTCCGATCTTTGCTATGTGTGGGTCGATCCGCGCATTCAATTCGACAACCTGGAGCGCTGA
- a CDS encoding ABC transporter ATP-binding protein — MSESTVSTQHEPLLSLERLHVRFGDTVAVDDVTLAIGRGERVALVGESGSGKSVTALSILRLLRDAEVTGAIRFAGQDLAARSEREMRGLRGSDIAMIFQEPMTALNPLYTIGVQIGETIVLHDGVSAVEARKRAIALLARTGIAEPEKRVDSYPHQLSGGQRQRAMIAMALACRPRLLLADEPTTALDVTIRAQIVDLLLELQREEAEKRGMAILLITHDLNLVRHFAQRVAVMEHGRLVESGPVEQIFAAPEHPYTQRLLNSRPQRTVTPVMPIAPVVLDARHVSVQFARKRPGFAGWFGTVPVTAVADVSVSVRQGETLGIVGESGSGKSTLAMALLGLQKTAGGEIEFQGRALSTYRGREQTALRSNMQVVFQDPFSSLSPRHTIERIVGEGLELHRPDMTPDARRAKSLAVLREVGLDRTVLQRYPHEFSGGQRQRIAIARALVLEPRILILDEPTSALDVSIQQQVLKLLANLQQKYNLGYVFISHDLEVIGAMAHRVAVMQDGAVVESGEVSDIFTRPSHPYTQKLLKAVWKA, encoded by the coding sequence ATGAGCGAGTCGACCGTATCGACGCAGCACGAACCGCTGCTGTCGCTCGAGCGTCTGCATGTGCGCTTCGGCGACACGGTCGCGGTGGACGACGTGACGCTCGCGATCGGGCGGGGCGAGCGGGTCGCGCTCGTCGGCGAATCGGGGTCCGGCAAGAGCGTGACCGCGCTGTCGATCCTGCGGTTGCTGCGCGACGCAGAGGTCACGGGCGCGATCCGCTTTGCCGGGCAGGATCTGGCGGCCAGGAGCGAGCGCGAGATGCGCGGGCTGCGCGGCTCGGACATCGCGATGATCTTCCAGGAGCCGATGACGGCGCTCAACCCGCTGTATACGATCGGCGTGCAGATCGGCGAGACGATCGTGCTGCACGACGGCGTATCGGCCGTCGAGGCGCGCAAGCGGGCGATCGCGTTGCTCGCGCGCACCGGCATCGCGGAGCCCGAGAAGCGGGTCGACAGCTACCCGCACCAGTTGTCGGGCGGCCAGCGGCAGCGCGCGATGATCGCGATGGCGCTCGCGTGCCGGCCGCGCCTGCTGCTGGCCGACGAGCCGACCACCGCGCTCGACGTGACGATCCGTGCGCAGATCGTCGACCTGCTGCTGGAACTGCAGCGGGAAGAGGCGGAAAAGCGCGGGATGGCGATCCTCCTGATCACGCACGATCTGAATCTCGTGCGGCACTTCGCGCAGCGGGTGGCGGTGATGGAGCACGGCCGGCTCGTCGAGAGCGGGCCGGTCGAGCAGATTTTCGCGGCACCCGAGCATCCGTATACGCAGCGGCTGCTGAACAGCCGGCCGCAACGCACGGTCACGCCGGTGATGCCGATCGCGCCCGTCGTGCTCGACGCGCGCCACGTGAGCGTGCAGTTCGCGCGCAAGCGGCCGGGCTTCGCGGGCTGGTTCGGCACGGTGCCGGTGACGGCCGTCGCCGACGTGTCGGTGTCGGTGCGGCAGGGCGAAACGCTCGGCATCGTCGGCGAATCGGGTTCAGGCAAGTCGACGCTCGCGATGGCGCTGCTCGGGCTGCAGAAGACGGCCGGCGGCGAGATCGAATTCCAGGGACGCGCGCTGTCGACCTATCGCGGCCGCGAGCAGACCGCGCTGCGCTCGAACATGCAGGTGGTCTTTCAGGATCCATTCAGTTCACTTTCGCCGCGTCACACGATCGAGCGGATCGTCGGTGAAGGGCTCGAACTGCATCGCCCGGACATGACGCCCGACGCGCGCCGCGCGAAGTCGCTCGCGGTGCTGCGCGAAGTCGGGCTCGACCGTACGGTGCTGCAGCGTTATCCGCACGAATTCTCGGGCGGGCAGCGCCAGCGGATCGCGATCGCGCGCGCGCTGGTGCTGGAGCCGCGCATCCTGATCCTCGACGAGCCGACGTCGGCGCTCGACGTGTCGATCCAGCAGCAGGTGCTGAAGCTGCTCGCGAATTTGCAACAGAAATACAACCTCGGCTATGTATTCATCAGCCACGACCTGGAGGTGATCGGTGCGATGGCACACCGCGTCGCGGTGATGCAGGACGGCGCCGTCGTCGAGTCGGGGGAGGTGTCCGACATCTTCACCCGACCGTCACATCCTTACACACAAAAGCTGTTGAAAGCGGTCTGGAAAGCGTGA
- a CDS encoding response regulator transcription factor has translation MRILLIAPPNPHASRLDKAFRESMHGVERVDAWRDGCFAATQDRFDAIVIVATDGGAAAAILDELPRLAASAGGATIAAIVAGTTSAQRAQLLNAGCDVCLAHPCSFVELHERLHALWRRAGIIAMRESIRLDTATRALEEQGRRLALSAREFRVVECLLREAGRPVGRDAVLRYAWDDADIEPETVNALVVRLRRKLVAHAFSARIETVARFGFRFDTGG, from the coding sequence ATGCGCATCCTGCTGATTGCGCCGCCGAATCCGCACGCGTCGCGGCTCGACAAGGCGTTTCGAGAAAGCATGCACGGCGTCGAGCGCGTCGACGCATGGCGCGACGGCTGTTTCGCGGCGACGCAGGACCGGTTCGACGCGATCGTGATCGTCGCGACCGATGGCGGGGCCGCGGCGGCGATTCTAGATGAATTGCCGCGGCTCGCCGCGTCGGCCGGCGGTGCGACGATCGCCGCGATCGTTGCCGGCACCACGTCCGCCCAGCGCGCGCAGCTGCTGAACGCAGGCTGCGACGTATGCCTGGCCCATCCGTGTTCGTTCGTCGAATTGCACGAACGGTTGCACGCGCTGTGGCGCCGCGCGGGCATCATCGCGATGCGTGAATCGATCCGGCTCGACACGGCGACGCGCGCACTCGAGGAGCAGGGCCGGCGGCTCGCGCTCAGTGCACGGGAGTTTCGCGTGGTCGAATGCCTGCTGCGCGAAGCGGGGCGGCCGGTCGGGCGGGACGCCGTGCTGCGTTATGCGTGGGACGATGCCGACATCGAACCTGAAACGGTCAATGCGCTGGTCGTCCGGTTGCGGCGCAAGCTGGTCGCGCATGCGTTTTCCGCACGGATCGAAACGGTTGCGCGATTCGGCTTCCGGTTCGATACGGGCGGGTGA
- a CDS encoding extracellular solute-binding protein yields the protein MTKGSPRAAATRACLGALRAAGRVATVLALHAVLAAPAAHAAYAIAQYGEPKYPPGFKHFDYVNPDAPKGGTLVLANPSRLTSFDKFNPFTMRGNTAPGIDMLFESLATGSSDEPASAYGLLADDIDIAPDRRSVTFHLNPRARFSNGDRVTADDVKFSFDTLKSKQAAPQFGAYFAEIAKAVVVDPATVRFEFRSANRELPLIAGGVPVFSRKWGLRADGSRIPFDQLAFEQPIGSGPYVIERYDNGRTITYRRNPAYWGADLPVRVGTNNFERIVYKLYGDGVARLEAFKAGEYDVLVEYIARNWARRDVGKRFDSGELVKREFRQHNGAGMQGFFMNLRRPLFRDVRVRQALDLAFDFEWLNRQLFYSAYTRLNSYFADTDLQATGTPSDGELKLLEPLRGQLDPAVFGPTVTQPDTNPPGSLRANLLKARALLAQAGWTYRDGALRNAKGEPFAFEILDDAGGAMEGVVTAYQRNLAKLGIVVRFRTADYALLQKRLDAFDYDMTTIRLPGVQVPGAEQYSRYASKFADEPGSDNFIGLKSPAVDALLHALGAAQTREELLDATHALDRVLMHGYYAVPQWYSTTHRIAYKRTLAYPRTLPLYYSAEGWVVSTWWAKPDH from the coding sequence ATGACGAAGGGTTCGCCCCGGGCCGCCGCCACGCGTGCCTGCCTTGGCGCGCTGCGGGCCGCCGGCCGCGTGGCCACGGTGCTGGCGCTGCATGCGGTGCTGGCCGCGCCGGCCGCGCACGCGGCCTACGCCATCGCGCAGTACGGCGAGCCGAAGTATCCGCCGGGCTTCAAGCATTTCGACTACGTGAACCCCGACGCGCCGAAGGGCGGCACGCTCGTGCTCGCGAATCCGAGCCGACTGACGTCGTTCGACAAGTTCAATCCGTTCACGATGCGCGGCAACACCGCGCCCGGCATCGACATGCTGTTCGAGAGCCTCGCGACCGGCAGTTCCGACGAACCGGCGTCCGCCTACGGGCTGCTGGCCGACGACATCGACATCGCCCCGGACCGCCGTTCGGTCACGTTCCACCTGAATCCGCGCGCCCGCTTCTCGAACGGCGATCGCGTCACGGCCGACGACGTCAAGTTTTCGTTCGACACGTTGAAGAGCAAGCAGGCCGCGCCGCAGTTCGGCGCGTATTTCGCGGAAATCGCGAAGGCCGTGGTCGTCGATCCGGCGACCGTGCGCTTCGAGTTCCGTAGCGCGAACCGCGAACTGCCGCTGATCGCCGGCGGCGTGCCCGTGTTTTCGCGCAAGTGGGGATTGCGCGCGGACGGCTCGCGCATCCCGTTCGACCAGCTTGCGTTCGAGCAGCCGATCGGCAGCGGCCCGTACGTGATCGAGCGCTACGACAACGGCCGCACGATCACCTACCGGCGCAACCCCGCGTACTGGGGCGCCGACCTGCCGGTACGGGTCGGCACCAACAACTTCGAGCGGATCGTGTACAAGCTGTACGGCGACGGCGTCGCGCGGCTCGAGGCGTTCAAGGCCGGCGAATACGACGTGCTCGTCGAGTACATCGCGCGCAACTGGGCGCGGCGCGACGTCGGCAAGCGTTTCGACAGCGGCGAGCTCGTCAAGCGCGAATTCCGCCAACATAACGGCGCCGGCATGCAGGGCTTCTTCATGAACCTGCGCCGGCCGCTGTTCCGCGACGTGCGCGTGCGCCAGGCGCTCGACCTCGCGTTCGACTTCGAGTGGCTGAACCGGCAACTGTTCTACAGCGCATACACGCGCCTCAACAGTTATTTCGCCGACACCGACCTGCAGGCGACCGGTACGCCGAGCGACGGCGAGCTGAAGCTGCTGGAGCCACTGCGCGGGCAGCTCGATCCGGCCGTGTTCGGCCCGACGGTCACGCAGCCGGACACGAATCCGCCGGGCTCGCTGCGCGCGAACCTGCTGAAGGCGCGCGCACTGCTCGCGCAGGCCGGCTGGACCTATCGCGACGGCGCGCTGCGCAACGCGAAGGGCGAGCCGTTCGCGTTCGAGATCCTCGACGATGCGGGCGGCGCGATGGAAGGCGTCGTGACCGCCTACCAGCGCAACCTGGCGAAGCTCGGCATCGTCGTGCGGTTTCGCACGGCCGATTACGCGCTGCTGCAAAAGCGCCTCGATGCATTCGACTACGACATGACGACGATCCGCTTGCCGGGCGTGCAGGTGCCGGGCGCCGAGCAATACTCGCGCTACGCGAGCAAGTTCGCCGACGAGCCGGGCTCCGACAACTTCATCGGATTGAAATCGCCGGCCGTCGACGCGTTGTTGCATGCGCTCGGCGCCGCGCAGACGCGCGAGGAACTGCTCGACGCGACGCACGCGCTCGACCGCGTGCTGATGCACGGCTACTACGCGGTCCCGCAGTGGTACAGCACGACGCACCGCATCGCGTACAAGCGCACGCTCGCCTATCCGCGGACGCTGCCGCTGTACTATTCGGCCGAGGGCTGGGTCGTGTCGACCTGGTGGGCGAAGCCCGACCACTGA
- a CDS encoding ABC transporter permease produces MNRAVASSRIDAARARVSPSPTRRVWQRFRQQRLGYWSFVIFVVAFAASLAAPLWSNDKPLVVRYDGQTYFPMFHAYPETTFGGDFPTPADYLDPYVRKRLEAPGNFVVYPPNRYYYDTLNYFSNVPNPAPPSRENWLGTDAQGRDLLARLVYGFRVSVEFGLILTVIGTLLGIAAGAVQGFFGGRIDIVGQRLIEIWSSLPELYLLIIFASIFEPSFLLLIVLLSLFGWIGLADYVRAEFLRNRTQDYVRAARAMGLTNWQIIWRHVLPNSLTPVITFLPFRMSGSILALTSLDFLGLGVPPPTPSLGELLAQGKGNLDAWWISLSTFGVLVATLLLLTFMGDALRNALDTRIADSVRAAGGQR; encoded by the coding sequence ATGAACCGGGCCGTCGCCTCTTCCCGTATCGACGCCGCACGTGCGCGCGTGTCGCCGTCGCCCACCCGCCGCGTGTGGCAGCGCTTCAGGCAGCAGCGCCTCGGCTACTGGAGCTTCGTGATCTTTGTCGTGGCCTTTGCCGCGAGTCTCGCGGCGCCGCTGTGGTCGAACGACAAGCCGCTCGTGGTGCGCTACGACGGCCAGACCTATTTCCCGATGTTCCATGCGTATCCGGAGACGACCTTCGGCGGCGATTTCCCGACGCCGGCCGACTATCTCGATCCGTATGTGCGCAAGCGGCTCGAGGCGCCCGGCAACTTCGTCGTCTATCCGCCGAACCGCTATTACTACGACACGCTGAATTACTTCTCGAACGTGCCGAACCCGGCGCCGCCTTCGCGCGAGAACTGGCTAGGCACCGACGCGCAGGGCCGCGACCTGCTCGCGCGGCTCGTGTACGGTTTCCGCGTGTCGGTCGAGTTCGGGCTGATCCTGACGGTGATCGGCACGCTGCTCGGGATCGCCGCGGGCGCGGTGCAGGGCTTCTTCGGCGGGCGTATCGACATCGTCGGGCAGCGGCTGATCGAGATCTGGAGCTCGCTGCCGGAGCTGTACCTGCTGATCATCTTCGCGTCGATCTTCGAGCCGAGCTTCCTGCTGCTGATCGTGCTGTTGTCGCTGTTCGGCTGGATCGGTCTTGCCGACTACGTGCGCGCGGAATTCCTGCGCAACCGCACCCAGGACTACGTGCGCGCGGCCCGCGCGATGGGGCTGACGAACTGGCAGATCATCTGGCGCCACGTGCTGCCGAACAGCCTCACGCCGGTGATCACGTTCCTGCCGTTCCGGATGAGCGGCTCGATCCTCGCGCTCACCAGCCTCGATTTCCTCGGGCTGGGCGTGCCGCCGCCCACGCCCAGCCTCGGCGAGCTGTTGGCGCAGGGCAAGGGCAACCTCGACGCATGGTGGATCTCGCTGTCGACGTTCGGCGTGCTGGTCGCGACGCTGCTGCTGCTGACCTTCATGGGCGACGCGCTGCGCAACGCCCTCGACACGCGGATCGCCGATTCGGTGCGCGCGGCGGGAGGGCAGCGATGA